A portion of the Bifidobacterium sp. ESL0800 genome contains these proteins:
- a CDS encoding glycosyl hydrolase family 30, translating to MRRPTSEPGDATTVVVDPTRQYQMWEGAGAAITDSSASLLMHSMNAEQRHAILEEMFSPSQGGFSSVRISIGSCDFSSQKYYSYDDLPEGVGTDGNLDYFSIGSGEPGAADATKDLKNVIPVLQEIMAINPAVKVMASPWSPPAWMKTNRKFEGDGRLRLGEFCGNGYRRQDTIDYVYAQYFVKFIAAYASYGIPIASVTMQNEPSNSPQWPMSIWTPEELTKWGSEYLRPCLDETFPDVEIYFGDDGLRFFQRPVSDYMTPAQAQCFAGVAFHTYSGLPKWVLNGTRQFPGWKACMSERRCMLDETADEASHVMFGEIGTGLVRNNVGLINLWNIALDEQGFPSYAKTRGRRGVITIDSKTGKVKRNLEYFMLRNFGQDVRPGSRRVASTSHTGDGRHGGLGSVAFIEPGGRGFAGFLYNPTEKPIEAALTFAGEGAAWRHVTVPAYGTVTFHLSDSPINVSVAPADDDFKITYTPHPADDHDERIF from the coding sequence ATGCGCAGACCCACTAGCGAACCCGGCGACGCCACCACCGTGGTCGTCGACCCGACGCGCCAATACCAGATGTGGGAAGGCGCGGGCGCGGCCATCACCGATTCCAGCGCCTCTCTTTTGATGCACAGCATGAACGCCGAACAGCGCCACGCCATTCTCGAGGAGATGTTCAGCCCGTCTCAAGGCGGTTTTTCGTCGGTGCGCATCTCCATCGGCTCCTGCGATTTCTCCAGCCAAAAGTATTACAGCTATGACGATCTCCCGGAAGGCGTCGGGACCGACGGCAACCTCGACTACTTCTCTATCGGTTCTGGCGAACCCGGCGCTGCGGACGCCACCAAGGACCTGAAAAACGTCATCCCGGTGCTACAGGAGATCATGGCCATCAACCCGGCCGTCAAGGTAATGGCCTCGCCGTGGAGCCCACCAGCCTGGATGAAGACCAACCGCAAGTTCGAAGGCGACGGCAGGCTGCGTCTCGGGGAGTTCTGCGGCAACGGCTACCGCAGGCAAGACACCATCGATTACGTCTACGCGCAGTATTTCGTCAAATTCATCGCCGCCTACGCCAGCTACGGCATTCCCATCGCCTCGGTGACCATGCAGAACGAGCCGAGCAACTCCCCGCAATGGCCCATGTCCATCTGGACGCCGGAGGAACTGACGAAGTGGGGCAGCGAATACCTGCGTCCCTGCCTGGACGAGACGTTCCCGGACGTCGAGATCTACTTCGGCGACGACGGGCTGCGCTTCTTCCAGCGCCCGGTGAGCGACTACATGACCCCGGCCCAGGCCCAATGCTTCGCCGGCGTCGCCTTCCACACCTACTCCGGCCTGCCCAAGTGGGTGCTCAACGGCACCCGCCAGTTCCCGGGCTGGAAGGCCTGCATGAGCGAGCGCCGCTGCATGCTCGACGAGACGGCGGACGAGGCCAGCCACGTGATGTTCGGCGAGATCGGCACCGGCCTGGTGCGCAACAATGTCGGGCTGATCAATCTGTGGAACATCGCGCTGGACGAGCAGGGATTCCCGAGCTACGCCAAGACGCGCGGCCGTCGCGGGGTCATCACCATCGATTCGAAGACCGGCAAGGTCAAGCGCAACCTCGAGTACTTCATGTTGCGTAACTTCGGGCAGGACGTGCGGCCGGGCTCGCGGCGCGTGGCTTCGACCAGCCACACCGGCGACGGACGGCACGGCGGGCTGGGTTCCGTCGCGTTCATCGAGCCAGGCGGTCGCGGCTTCGCCGGGTTCCTCTACAACCCGACCGAAAAACCGATCGAAGCGGCCCTCACCTTCGCCGGCGAAGGCGCAGCTTGGCGTCACGTCACCGTCCCCGCCTACGGCACCGTGACCTTCCACCTCTCGGATTCGCCGATCAACGTCAGCGTCGCCCCGGCCGACGATGATTTCAAGATCACCTACACCCCGCACCCCGCCGACGACCACGACGAGCGCATTTTCTAG
- the manD gene encoding D-mannonate dehydratase ManD, whose protein sequence is MAIEKAEVFVTSPGRNFVVLKLTTTDGIVGLGDATLNGRELVAAEYLKTIVPALIGKNEDNIEDMWQYLYKGAYWKRGPVTMAAISAVDVALWDIKGKKLGVPVYDLLGGASRKGILTYAHASGTDLPSLFDSIDMYRDMGFKATRIQYALPGIPSTYGVAASANAQTGNGEKGMRYDYEPARRTSVPVEEVWDARTYLNTIPGVFEEVRNKYGKDLILLHDSHHRLRPIEAARFGKLLEPYDLFWMEDTTPAEENQQFLRIVREHTTTPIAIGEIINSWTDYITLIEEQLIDYVRSAVTHTGGLTHMKKLMAFAELFGVKSGFHGPTDVSPVGMAANLHLDLAIPNFGIQEYMKHSDETLEVFHTSYTFKDGYLHPGDKPGLGVDFDEKLAAKYPYQPAPLPVDRLLDGTMHEW, encoded by the coding sequence ATGGCTATTGAAAAGGCCGAGGTATTCGTGACGAGCCCGGGGCGTAATTTCGTCGTCCTCAAACTCACCACGACCGACGGAATTGTAGGTCTCGGCGATGCGACGCTCAACGGGCGCGAACTCGTTGCCGCGGAGTACCTGAAGACCATCGTTCCTGCCCTGATCGGCAAGAACGAGGACAACATCGAGGACATGTGGCAGTACCTCTACAAGGGCGCCTACTGGAAGCGCGGACCGGTGACCATGGCCGCCATCTCCGCCGTCGACGTCGCTCTTTGGGACATCAAGGGCAAGAAGCTCGGGGTGCCGGTCTACGACCTCTTAGGCGGGGCCTCCCGCAAGGGTATCCTCACCTATGCGCACGCCTCCGGCACCGACCTGCCGAGCCTGTTCGACTCCATCGACATGTATCGCGACATGGGCTTCAAGGCCACGCGCATCCAGTACGCGCTGCCCGGCATCCCCTCGACCTACGGCGTGGCGGCCTCGGCCAACGCGCAGACCGGCAATGGCGAGAAGGGCATGCGCTACGACTACGAGCCCGCCCGCCGCACCAGCGTGCCGGTCGAGGAGGTGTGGGACGCCCGCACGTACCTCAACACCATCCCCGGCGTCTTCGAGGAGGTGCGCAACAAGTACGGCAAGGACCTGATCCTGCTGCACGACTCGCACCATCGACTGCGTCCGATCGAGGCCGCCCGCTTCGGCAAGCTCCTCGAGCCCTACGACCTCTTCTGGATGGAGGACACCACCCCCGCCGAGGAGAACCAGCAGTTCCTGCGCATCGTGCGCGAGCACACCACCACCCCGATCGCCATCGGCGAGATCATCAACTCCTGGACCGACTACATCACTCTGATCGAGGAGCAGCTCATCGACTACGTGCGTTCGGCGGTCACCCACACCGGCGGCCTCACGCACATGAAGAAGCTCATGGCCTTCGCCGAGCTCTTCGGCGTGAAGTCCGGCTTCCATGGCCCCACCGACGTCTCGCCCGTGGGCATGGCGGCGAACCTGCACTTGGACCTCGCGATCCCGAACTTCGGCATCCAGGAGTACATGAAGCACAGCGACGAGACCCTCGAGGTCTTCCACACGTCGTACACCTTCAAGGACGGCTACCTGCATCCGGGCGACAAGCCGGGCCTCGGCGTCGACTTCGACGAGAAGCTCGCGGCCAAGTATCCCTACCAGCCGGCTCCGCTGCCGGTCGATCGCCTCCTTGACGGCACCATGCACGAGTGGTGA
- a CDS encoding mannitol dehydrogenase family protein gives MKPDSVSIPQISREQNGRPAAPEKIIHLGIGNFTRAHQAIYTEHAPDAAAWGIAGFTGRGPRMSDLLEAQECVYTLITSGRRGDQFEVISSISSMHSGSDTAALRARFTDSDIAIVTSTVTEAGYKRTHTGDLDIADPDVAADLRALKADPLADGLKTVPVRMVAGFLARRCAAAGPITVLPCDNLAGNGAAFRKVVEQAIAEVDPSLLDWTRLNVSWATSMVDRITPATTPGDIELVERVKGWHDAAPVRTEPFREWVIAGDFPAGRPAWDEAGAVITDDVTPYEERKLWMLNGSHSTLAYCGSLFGYETVADAVADPTLRSWINEWWDLAGQYISVPTAEYRKQLLERFENPNIRHLLMQIASDGSEKLPVRIVPAARKALKDGNSIVPAARAIAAWILFLTRFSDRLADVNKSKVVACAKACKTADGGIDKRGVKYVVSYLDRALGASSLFVDEVVNQLSEVSKVAAVR, from the coding sequence ATGAAACCAGATAGCGTTTCCATTCCTCAAATCAGCCGTGAACAGAACGGTCGTCCGGCCGCGCCGGAAAAGATCATTCACCTGGGGATAGGCAATTTCACGCGTGCGCACCAGGCAATCTATACCGAACATGCGCCGGATGCCGCTGCATGGGGCATCGCCGGTTTCACCGGTCGCGGGCCGCGGATGTCCGACTTGCTTGAGGCCCAGGAGTGCGTATACACCTTGATTACTTCCGGAAGGCGTGGCGACCAATTCGAGGTCATCTCCTCGATTTCCTCCATGCACAGCGGCTCGGACACGGCGGCGTTGCGCGCCCGGTTCACCGATTCGGATATTGCCATCGTCACTTCCACGGTCACCGAGGCGGGGTATAAACGTACCCACACTGGCGATTTGGATATCGCTGATCCCGATGTCGCGGCGGATCTGCGGGCGTTGAAAGCCGACCCGCTGGCAGACGGGCTCAAAACCGTGCCGGTGCGCATGGTCGCAGGCTTCCTGGCTCGCAGGTGTGCGGCGGCCGGCCCGATCACGGTATTGCCTTGCGATAACCTGGCAGGCAATGGTGCCGCGTTCCGCAAAGTCGTCGAACAGGCCATTGCGGAGGTCGATCCGTCATTGCTTGACTGGACGCGTTTGAACGTCTCATGGGCGACCTCGATGGTCGACCGCATCACCCCTGCCACGACGCCTGGTGACATCGAACTGGTCGAACGCGTGAAGGGCTGGCACGATGCGGCACCGGTACGTACCGAGCCGTTCCGTGAATGGGTGATTGCCGGGGATTTCCCGGCCGGACGGCCGGCCTGGGACGAAGCGGGCGCCGTCATCACCGACGACGTCACGCCGTATGAGGAACGCAAGCTGTGGATGCTCAACGGTTCTCATTCGACCTTGGCCTATTGCGGCTCGCTGTTTGGCTATGAGACAGTCGCCGATGCCGTCGCGGATCCGACTCTGCGCTCCTGGATCAACGAGTGGTGGGATTTGGCCGGGCAGTATATCAGCGTGCCCACCGCCGAATATCGCAAGCAATTGCTCGAACGTTTCGAGAACCCGAACATCCGTCATTTGTTGATGCAGATTGCCTCCGATGGAAGCGAGAAGCTGCCGGTTCGCATTGTCCCTGCGGCCCGAAAGGCACTGAAGGACGGGAATTCGATCGTGCCCGCCGCCCGTGCCATCGCGGCGTGGATATTGTTCCTCACGCGTTTCAGCGACCGTCTGGCCGACGTCAATAAAAGCAAGGTCGTTGCATGCGCGAAGGCCTGCAAGACCGCGGACGGCGGCATCGATAAGAGAGGCGTGAAATATGTGGTCTCCTATCTCGATCGCGCTCTCGGTGCCTCCTCATTGTTCGTCGATGAGGTGGTCAACCAGTTGAGCGAGGTGAGCAAGGTCGCAGCGGTTCGTTAG
- a CDS encoding sugar ABC transporter permease — protein MMPKTAVLEVPTNKHHADWRGWKFLWPFVLVFLFVFIIPIIYAIYLSFFEAKMIGGTVFIGFSNYIQLFHDGQFWSAVWRVVRFTAVQVPIMLFLAALLALALDSLKLHGMKFFRISTFLPYAVPAVVSTMVWGFMYGAKYGLVGSLNAWMNMHLDMLSPNLLLTSIGNIMTWEFTGYNMLIFYSSLSTIPRSLYEAAAIDGASEWWIIKSVKLPELRGSLAITVIFSIIGTFQLFNEPSIMQSMVPGNVITTYWTPNMYAYNLSFSGNQSNYAAALAIVMAIITMVSAYAVQLGSMKEQMK, from the coding sequence ATGATGCCTAAGACGGCAGTATTAGAGGTCCCAACCAACAAGCACCACGCCGATTGGCGTGGATGGAAGTTTTTGTGGCCGTTTGTGTTGGTGTTCCTGTTTGTGTTCATTATACCGATTATCTATGCGATTTACCTGTCGTTCTTTGAAGCGAAGATGATTGGCGGCACGGTATTCATAGGTTTTTCGAATTATATCCAGTTGTTCCACGATGGGCAGTTTTGGAGTGCGGTCTGGCGAGTGGTCAGATTCACTGCCGTTCAGGTTCCAATCATGCTGTTTTTGGCGGCGTTGCTTGCCTTGGCTCTTGATTCGTTGAAGCTTCATGGGATGAAGTTCTTCCGCATATCGACATTCTTGCCATATGCGGTTCCGGCTGTGGTCTCCACAATGGTCTGGGGATTTATGTACGGTGCCAAGTACGGGCTGGTCGGAAGCCTGAATGCATGGATGAACATGCATCTGGATATGTTGTCTCCGAATCTGCTGTTGACTTCAATCGGCAATATCATGACTTGGGAATTCACCGGCTACAACATGCTTATTTTCTATTCCTCGCTTTCTACAATCCCACGCAGCCTTTACGAGGCGGCCGCGATTGACGGTGCGTCGGAATGGTGGATTATCAAGAGCGTCAAACTGCCGGAGCTTCGAGGATCTTTGGCGATTACCGTGATATTCAGCATTATCGGTACGTTCCAGCTCTTCAATGAGCCGAGCATCATGCAAAGCATGGTTCCTGGTAACGTCATCACGACGTATTGGACTCCGAATATGTACGCATACAACCTGAGCTTCAGCGGTAATCAGAGCAACTATGCGGCAGCCTTGGCAATCGTGATGGCAATCATCACTATGGTGTCGGCGTATGCAGTGCAGCTGGGCAGTATGAAGGAGCAGATGAAATGA
- a CDS encoding extracellular solute-binding protein, with the protein MRVKNAFRAVSVSLAVGLLLSGCGSAQKASSTTQITVWSWPPIIKQMVGPFEKANPNIKVKLQNVGTNTKEYTAINNALQAGSGAPDVAGIEYYALPEYALRGALSNLKQFGADKFHADYTTGSWNQVSFNDGVWGMPCDGAPLLYMYNKEVYDKAGVTEAPKTWEEFYQAAKKLKAAGSYILSDGGDGGMYDSLLWQAGAKPYSISKDGKKLSIDLTKDSKAQKVLNYWQRMLDEQLLDTKTKAWSDEWTRSFGDGSVASAIQGSWMMGTIASNPQAKGKWRIAEVPQWNEGDHINSENGGTSYAVLKSSKHQEAAWKFVEFVSHSKQAQHVELISDQNHTPTLNPLLKSEKYIKEGYPALKGVFGDQNIPEEIAKASSHVVRGYQNLPYEVYARSVFPDTAGAAYTGTETLAKGIGQWQDQLVKYGVKQGFSVNGK; encoded by the coding sequence ATGAGAGTGAAGAATGCATTTCGTGCAGTGTCTGTTTCGCTTGCAGTTGGATTGTTGCTTTCTGGATGTGGTTCTGCCCAAAAGGCAAGTTCGACTACGCAGATTACCGTTTGGTCGTGGCCTCCGATCATTAAGCAGATGGTCGGACCCTTCGAAAAAGCGAATCCGAATATCAAAGTTAAACTGCAGAATGTCGGCACAAATACGAAGGAATACACGGCTATTAATAATGCGCTTCAAGCGGGTTCCGGAGCGCCTGACGTGGCAGGAATTGAATATTATGCCTTGCCGGAATATGCATTGCGTGGGGCGCTTTCGAATTTGAAGCAATTCGGTGCTGATAAATTCCATGCCGATTATACGACTGGTTCATGGAACCAGGTAAGTTTCAATGATGGCGTGTGGGGTATGCCTTGCGACGGTGCTCCGCTGCTTTATATGTATAACAAAGAAGTCTATGATAAGGCCGGTGTGACAGAGGCTCCAAAGACCTGGGAGGAGTTCTACCAAGCCGCTAAGAAGCTTAAGGCTGCGGGTTCATATATCCTCAGCGATGGCGGAGACGGGGGAATGTATGATTCTCTTCTTTGGCAGGCAGGTGCCAAACCCTACAGCATCTCTAAAGACGGAAAGAAACTGAGCATCGATCTGACAAAAGATTCGAAGGCGCAAAAGGTACTTAATTACTGGCAGCGTATGCTCGATGAACAATTGCTTGACACCAAGACAAAAGCATGGTCCGACGAGTGGACGAGAAGTTTCGGTGACGGCAGTGTCGCCAGTGCCATTCAAGGTTCTTGGATGATGGGAACCATCGCTTCGAATCCGCAGGCGAAAGGCAAGTGGAGGATTGCTGAAGTCCCTCAGTGGAACGAGGGCGATCACATCAACTCTGAAAATGGCGGTACAAGCTATGCCGTTCTCAAGTCCAGCAAACATCAGGAAGCCGCATGGAAATTCGTTGAATTCGTCTCTCACAGCAAGCAGGCTCAACATGTCGAATTGATCAGCGATCAGAATCATACCCCGACCCTGAACCCTCTGCTTAAGAGCGAAAAATACATCAAGGAAGGTTACCCCGCGCTTAAGGGTGTGTTCGGCGATCAGAACATTCCTGAAGAGATAGCCAAAGCGTCTTCGCATGTCGTGCGAGGATATCAGAACCTGCCATATGAAGTGTATGCTCGCAGCGTCTTCCCTGATACCGCAGGTGCCGCTTATACCGGTACCGAAACCCTGGCCAAGGGCATTGGGCAATGGCAGGATCAGCTGGTGAAGTACGGAGTGAAGCAGGGGTTCTCGGTAAACGGAAAGTAG